Proteins encoded by one window of Corynebacterium amycolatum:
- the ileS gene encoding isoleucine--tRNA ligase: MMFDHGSDVKTVSNSNDVNASAEATPAGGAYPRTADFGKYTSSPKFPELEEKVLEYWGKDSTFQASIDQRDGADEYVFYDGPPFANGLPHYGHLLTGYVKDIVPRYKTMRGYQVGRVFGWDCHGLPAELEAEKQLGIKDKGQIEEMGLANFNKYCAESVLRYAGEWKEYVTRQARWVDFDGGYKTMDMSYMESVIWAFKELYNKGLVYQGFRVLPYSWAEHTPLSNQETRLDDSYKMRQDPTLTVTFPFTGAKAGSAAEKTLADNPVLADTAAIAWTTTPWTLPSNLGLAVNPKVTYAVVKVGGDSSVPEFAGKTFLLAEALIGAYAKELGKEHEVVATFAGADLEGLTYQPIFEYFADHPNAFQIMVADYVTTEDGTGVVHQAPAFGEDDMNTCNEYGIDVIIPVDMDGKFTSQVPEYQGKLVFDANKDIIRDLKAAGRVVQHRTIEHSYPHSWRSGEPLIYMALPSWFVSVTKIRERMVELNHNEIEWMPEHVRDGQFGKWLEGARDWNISRTRYWGSPIPVWVSDNDEYPRVDVYGSLDELEADFGVRPTTLHRPEIDELVRPNPDDPTGKSMMRRVPDVLDVWFDSGSMPFAQFHYPFENKEWFESHAPADFIVEYIGQSRGWFYLLHVLSVALFDRPAFKKVVAHGIVLGDDGNKMSKSKRNYPDVNEVFDRDGSDAMRWFLMSSPILRGGNLIVTEQGIREGVRQALLPMWNAYSFLQLYASKPAEWSVDSDNILDKYILAKLAATVRAVTECLDNTDIAAATDEVRQFCDALTNWYVRRSRDRFWAGDVKHPEAFNTLYTVLEVLTRVAAPLLPMATEVIWRSLTGGRSVHLEDWPDVDKLPTDDELVESMDIVRNVCSATSRIRKANQLRNRLPLKKLTLAFPDAERLRDYADIVSSEVNVDKVEFTSDVDSVGRFEVSVNARVAGPRLGKDVQKVIKAVKSGNYEVVDGAVVADGIPLQEGEYTRNLVAISPDSTAEVDGVNGLVVLDTELDEDLESRGWAADRIRGLQDARKNAGLEVTDRISVKLQVPSEREEWANRHADLIAREVLATAFEVVAGGESLSYDVADGCSADIAKQ, translated from the coding sequence ATGATGTTCGACCACGGAAGTGACGTAAAAACGGTGTCTAATTCGAACGATGTAAATGCCTCTGCTGAGGCCACTCCGGCAGGCGGCGCGTATCCGCGCACTGCTGACTTTGGTAAGTACACGTCGAGCCCGAAGTTCCCGGAGCTGGAGGAAAAGGTTCTGGAGTACTGGGGTAAGGACAGCACTTTCCAGGCCTCTATTGATCAGCGCGATGGGGCGGACGAATACGTCTTTTATGATGGCCCGCCGTTTGCCAACGGTCTACCGCACTACGGTCACCTGCTGACCGGTTACGTCAAGGACATCGTTCCGCGTTACAAGACCATGCGTGGTTACCAGGTTGGCCGTGTCTTTGGCTGGGACTGCCATGGTCTGCCGGCTGAGCTGGAGGCAGAGAAGCAGCTCGGTATTAAGGACAAGGGCCAGATTGAGGAAATGGGTCTGGCTAACTTCAACAAGTACTGCGCCGAGTCGGTGCTGCGGTATGCGGGCGAGTGGAAGGAATATGTCACTCGTCAAGCTCGTTGGGTTGACTTTGACGGCGGATACAAGACCATGGACATGAGTTACATGGAGTCCGTGATTTGGGCCTTCAAGGAGCTCTATAACAAGGGCCTGGTCTACCAGGGGTTCCGCGTGCTGCCGTACTCCTGGGCAGAGCACACCCCGCTATCCAACCAGGAGACCCGCCTGGATGACTCCTACAAGATGCGGCAGGACCCGACCCTGACCGTGACCTTCCCGTTCACCGGCGCCAAGGCCGGCTCTGCAGCGGAGAAGACGCTGGCGGACAACCCGGTGCTCGCTGACACTGCGGCTATCGCTTGGACCACCACGCCGTGGACGCTGCCGTCCAACCTTGGCCTGGCCGTGAACCCGAAGGTCACCTATGCCGTAGTTAAGGTCGGAGGGGATTCCTCCGTGCCGGAGTTTGCAGGTAAGACCTTCCTGCTGGCAGAGGCGCTGATTGGTGCCTATGCCAAGGAATTGGGCAAGGAACACGAGGTCGTGGCTACGTTCGCTGGTGCTGACCTGGAAGGTCTGACCTACCAGCCGATCTTCGAGTACTTCGCAGATCACCCGAACGCCTTCCAGATTATGGTGGCCGACTATGTCACCACCGAGGACGGTACTGGTGTGGTCCATCAGGCACCGGCATTCGGTGAAGACGATATGAACACCTGTAATGAATACGGCATCGATGTCATCATTCCGGTGGACATGGACGGTAAGTTCACTTCCCAGGTGCCGGAGTACCAGGGCAAGTTGGTCTTCGACGCTAACAAGGACATCATCCGTGACCTGAAGGCCGCTGGCCGCGTCGTCCAGCACCGCACCATCGAGCACTCCTACCCGCACTCCTGGCGTTCGGGCGAGCCGCTAATCTACATGGCACTGCCAAGCTGGTTCGTGTCCGTTACCAAGATCCGCGAGCGCATGGTGGAGCTCAACCACAACGAGATTGAGTGGATGCCGGAGCACGTGCGCGACGGTCAGTTCGGCAAGTGGCTCGAGGGGGCACGTGACTGGAATATCTCCCGTACCCGCTACTGGGGTTCGCCTATTCCGGTGTGGGTTTCCGACAACGACGAGTACCCGCGTGTCGACGTCTACGGTTCCCTCGATGAGCTGGAGGCGGACTTCGGCGTTCGCCCGACCACACTGCACCGCCCGGAGATTGACGAACTGGTGCGCCCGAACCCGGACGACCCGACCGGCAAGTCCATGATGCGCCGCGTCCCGGACGTCCTGGATGTCTGGTTCGACTCCGGTTCCATGCCGTTTGCGCAGTTCCACTACCCGTTCGAGAACAAGGAGTGGTTCGAGTCCCACGCACCGGCCGACTTCATTGTGGAGTACATCGGCCAGTCCCGCGGCTGGTTCTACCTGCTTCACGTCCTGTCGGTTGCACTGTTTGACCGCCCGGCGTTCAAGAAGGTCGTCGCCCACGGCATCGTGCTGGGTGATGACGGCAACAAGATGAGTAAGTCCAAGCGCAACTACCCGGATGTCAACGAGGTCTTCGACCGCGACGGCTCCGACGCCATGCGCTGGTTCCTCATGTCCAGCCCGATTCTGCGCGGTGGCAATCTGATCGTCACCGAGCAGGGTATTCGCGAGGGCGTGCGCCAGGCGCTTCTGCCAATGTGGAACGCATACTCGTTCCTGCAGCTCTACGCCTCCAAGCCGGCCGAGTGGTCGGTGGACTCCGACAACATCCTGGACAAGTACATCCTGGCCAAGCTTGCAGCAACTGTCCGTGCTGTCACTGAGTGCCTGGACAACACCGACATTGCTGCTGCCACCGATGAGGTCCGTCAGTTCTGTGACGCACTGACCAACTGGTACGTGCGCCGCTCCCGCGACCGCTTCTGGGCCGGCGATGTCAAGCACCCAGAGGCATTCAACACCCTATACACGGTGCTGGAGGTTCTCACCCGCGTGGCTGCTCCGCTGCTGCCGATGGCCACCGAGGTCATCTGGCGCTCGCTCACTGGCGGCCGCTCGGTGCACCTGGAGGATTGGCCGGACGTCGACAAGCTGCCGACCGATGACGAACTCGTTGAGTCCATGGACATTGTCCGCAATGTCTGCTCGGCAACATCGCGCATCCGCAAGGCCAACCAGCTGCGAAACCGCCTGCCGCTGAAGAAGCTAACCCTGGCATTCCCGGATGCCGAACGTCTGCGTGATTACGCCGACATCGTTTCCTCCGAGGTCAACGTCGACAAGGTGGAGTTCACCTCCGACGTGGACTCGGTGGGACGTTTCGAGGTCTCCGTCAACGCTCGCGTGGCCGGTCCACGCCTGGGCAAGGACGTTCAGAAGGTCATTAAGGCTGTGAAGTCCGGCAACTACGAGGTTGTCGACGGCGCCGTTGTCGCCGATGGTATTCCGCTGCAGGAGGGCGAGTACACCCGCAATCTGGTCGCGATCTCGCCGGATTCCACCGCTGAGG